A genomic stretch from Hydrogenimonas urashimensis includes:
- a CDS encoding efflux RND transporter periplasmic adaptor subunit, producing the protein MKKALKISIILAVVVLLVVLGIRAIKHKRAAEASMPTAKEYAVVVHTIEPKAGKVTLTLPYIAIAENENSATIASKLAARIVAIRHAGDPVRRGETVAQLDTTDLKAKLESINAQIEAAKKGLEARRATLENLKAIHKRTETLLKVRGASMEQYESEASRIAAAEAGVKEALSKIKSLEANRKEILDLLSYAKIVSPVDGTVSKTFANAGDMAMPGKPLMQINAQTGVYLIVRAPRDIHPKAIVYRGKLLKTVDLMHTFNGLEEYRADLKATTLTAGERVDVDVVTYRGQGIKLPMDALLDREGKTYVLAVEGDRAKAMPVRVKARGQEGVVVTDTTIEGKRLIVEKPDILLKLLSGVAIKTIK; encoded by the coding sequence ATGAAGAAGGCACTCAAGATATCGATCATTCTGGCGGTTGTCGTATTGTTGGTGGTACTGGGAATTCGAGCGATCAAGCACAAAAGAGCGGCCGAGGCGTCGATGCCGACAGCCAAAGAGTATGCGGTGGTGGTCCATACCATCGAACCCAAAGCCGGGAAAGTGACGCTGACACTGCCCTATATCGCGATCGCGGAGAACGAAAACAGTGCCACGATCGCCTCCAAACTCGCAGCCCGTATCGTCGCCATCAGGCATGCCGGGGATCCTGTCAGGCGGGGTGAAACGGTCGCACAGCTCGATACAACCGACCTGAAAGCGAAATTGGAGAGTATCAACGCGCAGATCGAAGCGGCGAAAAAGGGACTCGAAGCGAGGCGTGCGACGCTTGAAAATCTCAAAGCGATCCACAAACGCACCGAAACGCTGCTGAAGGTCAGGGGGGCGTCCATGGAGCAGTACGAAAGCGAAGCGAGCAGGATCGCCGCGGCCGAAGCCGGGGTGAAAGAGGCACTTTCGAAGATAAAAAGCCTCGAAGCCAACCGGAAAGAGATTCTCGATCTGCTCAGTTACGCCAAAATCGTCTCCCCGGTCGACGGCACGGTCAGCAAAACCTTCGCCAATGCCGGCGATATGGCGATGCCGGGCAAACCGCTGATGCAGATCAACGCGCAAACCGGCGTCTACCTGATCGTCAGAGCACCTCGGGATATCCATCCCAAAGCGATCGTCTACCGGGGCAAACTGCTCAAAACCGTCGATCTGATGCATACCTTCAACGGGCTCGAAGAGTACCGCGCAGACCTGAAAGCGACGACGCTGACGGCAGGAGAGCGTGTGGATGTGGATGTCGTCACCTATAGGGGGCAGGGGATCAAACTTCCGATGGATGCACTGCTCGATCGCGAAGGCAAAACCTATGTGCTCGCCGTCGAAGGCGATCGCGCCAAAGCGATGCCGGTACGGGTGAAAGCACGCGGTCAGGAGGGCGTCGTCGTGACGGACACGACGATCGAGGGAAAAAGGCTCATCGTCGAAAAACCGGACATTCTTCTCAAACTTCTAAGCGGCGTCGCGATCAAGACGATCAAGTAA
- a CDS encoding TolC family protein: MKRRFAISVAVAVGFATQSQAATMTELFDALKKNPVTQMDVKSSEYAELSAQKVKDAFYPRASLFATYEHYNSPTNLRPMSPAESIKVSGHGEPLPFATTIERLGGRLSMPIFVKELFALADQARSMAQSAKAKERLNLLEHEALLLGSDASWRYLVSLKKALAARKRSIEKMLEDTRIKVTSGRAPGVTLDKMEESINRLDIAVNDIDIKQASLRSRIASLTGLELDEPAPISQKRGVQEGEIFALKPLEYGVEAKAKGIDASYGRLYPRISLSAVWSENYGQNAVNTVPPSVSTHVSDDVHRSYGNYMVGVTMPLFEKGTYTDIERARVALEKEKLHLAKMRQELLAKTKALKTSLKLYTRSIELAKKSVQKRESLLEYAKVALQAGRLTEEEYLRYEEGLLDAQSKVFEAQMKRWQTMAQLAVIYGNDLKTIVE, encoded by the coding sequence ATGAAACGACGGTTCGCAATCAGCGTGGCGGTGGCGGTAGGATTCGCGACCCAGTCGCAGGCGGCGACGATGACCGAGCTTTTCGATGCCCTTAAGAAAAACCCCGTCACACAGATGGATGTGAAAAGTTCCGAATACGCCGAACTGTCGGCCCAGAAGGTGAAAGACGCCTTCTATCCGAGGGCATCGCTTTTTGCCACCTATGAGCATTACAATTCGCCAACCAATCTTCGCCCGATGTCGCCGGCGGAATCCATAAAAGTTTCAGGGCACGGGGAGCCACTGCCCTTTGCTACGACGATCGAACGGCTTGGGGGCAGGCTTTCGATGCCGATCTTCGTCAAAGAGCTCTTCGCTCTCGCAGACCAGGCCCGTTCGATGGCTCAAAGCGCCAAAGCCAAAGAGCGGCTCAATCTGCTGGAACACGAAGCGTTGCTGCTAGGTTCCGACGCTTCCTGGCGCTATCTTGTATCTCTCAAAAAAGCGCTCGCGGCCCGAAAGCGTTCTATCGAAAAGATGCTCGAAGACACCCGTATCAAGGTGACAAGCGGTCGCGCTCCCGGTGTGACCCTGGACAAGATGGAGGAGTCGATTAACCGTCTTGACATTGCCGTGAACGATATCGATATCAAGCAGGCATCCCTTCGCAGCCGCATTGCGTCACTGACGGGACTGGAGTTGGATGAACCCGCCCCGATTTCCCAAAAACGGGGGGTGCAGGAAGGAGAGATCTTCGCCCTCAAACCGCTGGAGTATGGGGTGGAAGCCAAGGCGAAGGGAATCGACGCGAGCTACGGCAGGCTCTACCCCAGGATATCACTGAGCGCCGTGTGGAGCGAAAACTATGGCCAAAACGCTGTCAACACCGTTCCCCCATCTGTTTCGACCCATGTTTCCGACGACGTGCACCGAAGCTACGGCAACTACATGGTCGGTGTCACGATGCCGCTGTTTGAAAAGGGCACCTACACCGATATCGAACGTGCGAGGGTCGCGCTTGAAAAAGAGAAACTGCATCTGGCCAAAATGAGACAGGAGCTTCTCGCCAAAACCAAAGCACTCAAAACGTCCCTGAAACTCTACACCCGTTCCATAGAACTGGCCAAAAAGAGTGTCCAAAAAAGAGAATCGCTGCTCGAATACGCCAAAGTGGCGCTGCAGGCGGGCCGTCTCACCGAAGAGGAGTACCTTCGCTACGAAGAGGGGCTGCTCGATGCCCAGAGCAAGGTGTTCGAAGCACAAATGAAGCGGTGGCAGACGATGGCCCAGCTGGCCGTCATCTACGGCAACGATCTGAAAACTATTGTGGAGTAA
- a CDS encoding TetR/AcrR family transcriptional regulator has product MKGSKKEKILRVAAQHFSQKGFEGASLEEIATEVGVTKPAIYYHFRDKAALYEAVLLFRLEKLAESVKEAVAASEGAEAKLRAYIEAFGAFLQEHRCFAAILAHEFADDGKQMSDRAAKVLSESLGTVTAILNEGIEEGVFAMENPMVVQMMIVSTLIMHQTTRTIRARVARNVRGFHPVSPDPSLPDLARILANKVIKSVKKDKE; this is encoded by the coding sequence ATGAAAGGAAGCAAAAAAGAGAAAATCCTTCGGGTGGCGGCGCAGCATTTCTCCCAAAAGGGGTTCGAAGGGGCGTCGCTGGAGGAGATTGCCACGGAAGTGGGAGTGACCAAACCTGCCATCTACTACCACTTCAGAGACAAAGCGGCTCTGTACGAAGCGGTGCTGCTTTTTCGGCTCGAAAAGCTGGCCGAATCGGTCAAAGAAGCCGTCGCCGCAAGCGAAGGGGCCGAAGCGAAACTTCGCGCCTATATCGAAGCCTTTGGCGCCTTTTTGCAGGAGCATCGCTGTTTTGCCGCCATATTGGCCCACGAATTTGCCGACGACGGCAAACAGATGAGCGACCGGGCGGCCAAGGTTCTCTCCGAATCCCTGGGAACGGTAACGGCAATCCTTAACGAAGGGATCGAGGAAGGGGTCTTCGCGATGGAAAATCCGATGGTCGTGCAGATGATGATCGTCTCGACGCTCATCATGCACCAGACCACTCGCACGATTCGTGCCCGTGTCGCACGGAACGTGCGGGGATTTCACCCCGTCAGTCCCGACCCTTCGCTGCCGGATCTGGCCCGGATACTGGCCAATAAAGTGATCAAATCAGTGAAAAAGGATAAAGAATGA
- a CDS encoding Spy/CpxP family protein refolding chaperone: MFKRALAMIAAASIALTAAQAQPENPQMQGQKHMQGKKKMRGMHSVFLIQRGLPHYSMILMKMWDNPKLALTPEQKTKLEAIRTHTMTQIKEIAPQVKQLRKKIVQESKSGAKPETLAANVDKLASLKAKATKVQLQCIYDTRQVLTAEQLEFIHKHLKHKMKKHKQKKREHQ, translated from the coding sequence ATGTTCAAAAGAGCACTCGCCATGATCGCTGCGGCATCAATCGCACTGACTGCCGCACAGGCCCAACCGGAAAATCCCCAGATGCAAGGACAAAAGCATATGCAGGGCAAAAAGAAGATGAGAGGCATGCACTCGGTCTTCCTGATTCAGCGCGGCCTGCCCCACTACTCGATGATTCTGATGAAAATGTGGGACAATCCGAAGCTGGCCCTCACGCCGGAACAGAAAACGAAACTCGAAGCGATTCGCACTCATACCATGACGCAGATCAAAGAGATCGCGCCGCAGGTCAAGCAGCTGCGCAAAAAAATCGTCCAGGAATCCAAAAGCGGTGCCAAACCCGAGACACTCGCAGCCAATGTCGACAAACTGGCAAGTCTTAAAGCCAAAGCCACAAAAGTTCAACTGCAATGCATTTATGACACACGACAGGTTCTTACGGCTGAACAACTCGAGTTCATTCACAAACATCTGAAACATAAAATGAAAAAACACAAACAAAAAAAGAGAGAGCATCAATAA
- a CDS encoding sulfite exporter TauE/SafE family protein produces MEAVNFLSIATIAFLGSFGHCIGMCGGIVLAYTGTKVHPQWNAVHQSTAHLLYSLGRVTTYTVMGALFGYLGSVATFSGYTVAALFIFAGGVMILTGLSIMGKVKFLTLIEHSLMKSHWYQKSFRAIMHDRSLFSFYLLGMLNGLLPCGFVYFFAVTAASTMSPFWGAVVMLVFGLSTVPALFSLGFFTGMMQKGSLRKTMVTLASVAVIVYGLFMIADAVKFIRHPERSLLHCCD; encoded by the coding sequence ATGGAAGCCGTTAATTTCCTCTCGATCGCTACGATCGCCTTTCTGGGAAGTTTCGGCCACTGCATCGGCATGTGCGGCGGCATCGTCCTGGCCTATACGGGCACCAAGGTCCATCCCCAATGGAACGCCGTCCACCAATCCACCGCCCATCTGCTCTATTCGCTCGGCCGTGTCACCACCTACACGGTGATGGGGGCGCTGTTTGGCTATCTGGGCAGTGTGGCGACCTTCAGCGGCTACACGGTCGCGGCCCTCTTCATCTTCGCGGGTGGCGTGATGATTCTAACCGGACTCTCCATCATGGGGAAGGTGAAATTTCTCACTCTCATCGAACATTCGCTGATGAAAAGCCATTGGTACCAGAAGAGTTTCCGCGCCATCATGCACGACAGAAGCCTTTTTAGCTTCTATCTGCTCGGCATGCTTAACGGCCTGCTTCCCTGTGGCTTCGTCTACTTCTTCGCCGTCACCGCCGCCAGCACGATGAGCCCGTTCTGGGGCGCGGTGGTGATGCTGGTTTTCGGCCTAAGCACCGTTCCGGCCCTCTTTTCGCTCGGTTTTTTCACCGGAATGATGCAAAAAGGCAGCCTGCGCAAAACGATGGTCACCCTCGCCTCCGTCGCCGTCATTGTCTATGGCCTCTTCATGATCGCCGATGCCGTGAAATTCATCCGGCACCCCGAACGAAGCCTTTTGCACTGCTGCGATTGA
- a CDS encoding cytochrome-c peroxidase: MKRLTAALSVVAALGISAVASDALMTKAKKAGLKPIPESRTELLKLIDNPKNPITDEKVELGKKLYFDPRLSKSGLISCNTCHNLATGGVDGVDAATGHMWRHNPHHLNSPTVYNAVFAGSQFWDGRSPDLEDQAQGPMQASPEMAATKQHVTDVVNSIPEYVKAFKRAYHNPKMKPTFKDVADVIGAFERTLVTPSRYDKYLQGCDRALSKEEKEGLKLFIDKGCASCHNGVALGGSMQPFPAVGKYKYANVGDFKGDKNGMVKVPTLRNILETRPYFHNGAVWDIKEAIKIMGETQLGVKISDKEAEKIETFFGALTGKKPYVRYPMLPASTNKTPKPDLN, translated from the coding sequence ATGAAAAGATTAACAGCAGCATTGAGTGTTGTTGCGGCTTTGGGTATCAGTGCCGTCGCTTCGGATGCGTTGATGACAAAGGCGAAAAAAGCCGGTCTCAAACCGATTCCGGAGAGTAGAACGGAACTTTTGAAACTGATCGACAACCCCAAAAACCCGATCACCGACGAGAAGGTGGAGCTGGGTAAGAAACTCTATTTCGACCCCAGGCTCAGCAAGAGCGGTTTGATCAGCTGTAACACCTGTCACAACCTGGCAACCGGCGGTGTGGACGGTGTCGACGCGGCGACGGGTCATATGTGGCGCCACAACCCGCACCACCTCAATTCGCCGACGGTCTACAACGCCGTCTTCGCCGGAAGCCAATTTTGGGACGGCCGCAGCCCCGACCTGGAAGACCAGGCCCAAGGACCGATGCAGGCTTCTCCCGAAATGGCCGCGACCAAACAGCATGTCACCGACGTGGTCAATTCTATCCCAGAATATGTCAAGGCGTTCAAACGAGCCTACCACAATCCGAAGATGAAACCGACCTTCAAAGATGTGGCGGACGTGATCGGCGCTTTCGAGCGCACGCTGGTGACCCCTTCACGCTATGACAAATATCTGCAGGGGTGCGACAGAGCGCTAAGCAAAGAGGAGAAAGAGGGCCTGAAACTCTTCATCGACAAAGGGTGTGCAAGCTGCCACAACGGCGTGGCGCTTGGCGGAAGCATGCAGCCGTTCCCTGCCGTCGGAAAATACAAATACGCCAATGTCGGCGATTTCAAGGGTGACAAAAACGGTATGGTCAAAGTACCGACCCTGCGAAACATCCTTGAAACACGCCCCTATTTCCACAACGGTGCGGTGTGGGACATCAAAGAGGCGATCAAGATCATGGGCGAGACGCAGCTTGGCGTGAAGATCAGCGACAAAGAGGCCGAAAAGATCGAAACCTTCTTCGGCGCGCTGACAGGCAAGAAACCCTATGTCCGCTACCCGATGCTTCCTGCCAGCACGAACAAAACTCCCAAACCCGATCTGAACTAA
- a CDS encoding ferritin family protein, giving the protein MRQYETYKCNKCGNEVEVQKVGGGTLVCCGEEMVCTTENLTAVNLMKAFAGESMARNKYEFFAEMAQEEGWHRIAEHFKEAAMNEKYHAKAEFKAYNQLMFGIEIYETLKNLDIAMAGEHYEHTEMYPNFAKIAEEEGHKDIARLLKAIAKVEVEHEREYAELKKCLEEEGFFDSDEDEYWVCEVCGHVHRGKKAPKACPLCKAPREYFKREHLC; this is encoded by the coding sequence ATGAGACAGTATGAAACCTACAAATGCAACAAATGCGGCAACGAGGTCGAAGTCCAGAAAGTCGGCGGCGGTACGCTGGTCTGCTGCGGCGAAGAGATGGTCTGCACCACCGAAAACCTCACGGCGGTGAATCTGATGAAGGCCTTCGCCGGCGAATCGATGGCGCGAAACAAATACGAGTTTTTTGCCGAGATGGCGCAGGAAGAGGGGTGGCATCGCATCGCCGAACACTTCAAAGAGGCGGCGATGAACGAAAAGTACCACGCCAAAGCCGAATTCAAGGCCTACAACCAGCTGATGTTCGGCATTGAGATCTACGAAACGCTCAAAAATCTCGACATCGCCATGGCCGGGGAGCATTACGAGCATACCGAAATGTACCCCAACTTCGCCAAAATCGCCGAAGAGGAGGGACACAAGGATATCGCTAGGTTGCTCAAGGCGATCGCCAAAGTCGAAGTGGAGCACGAGCGCGAATACGCCGAGCTCAAAAAGTGCCTCGAAGAGGAGGGGTTCTTCGACAGCGACGAGGATGAATACTGGGTCTGTGAAGTGTGCGGCCATGTCCACAGGGGCAAAAAAGCGCCCAAAGCGTGCCCTCTGTGCAAAGCGCCGAGAGAGTATTTCAAGCGCGAACATCTATGCTGA
- a CDS encoding ferritin-like domain-containing protein, which translates to MATRGNSIIKGVDIAEVIRMLNRAYADEWLAYYQYYIESKVIKGIMKDAAIAELDQHAADELRHAGMVADRIIQLGGTPILHPKEWFEKTNCGYDAPENFDVLSVLEDAIKGEQCAIGVYSQLAEMTRDKDIVTYDIVSQILADEVEHEEDLVALHEDISEFVEQIKGSIQ; encoded by the coding sequence ATGGCAACTCGTGGCAATTCAATCATCAAAGGTGTCGACATCGCTGAAGTGATCCGTATGCTTAACAGAGCCTATGCGGATGAGTGGCTGGCCTATTATCAGTATTATATAGAAAGCAAAGTGATCAAAGGGATCATGAAAGATGCGGCTATTGCCGAGTTGGATCAGCACGCTGCGGACGAGCTGCGGCATGCGGGGATGGTGGCTGACCGTATCATCCAGCTGGGCGGCACGCCGATTCTGCATCCCAAAGAGTGGTTCGAAAAAACCAACTGCGGTTACGATGCACCCGAAAATTTCGATGTGCTCAGTGTTCTCGAGGATGCCATCAAAGGAGAGCAGTGCGCGATCGGCGTCTACAGCCAATTGGCGGAGATGACGAGAGACAAGGATATCGTCACCTACGACATCGTCAGCCAGATTCTTGCCGACGAGGTGGAGCACGAAGAGGATCTTGTGGCACTGCACGAAGACATTTCCGAATTTGTCGAACAGATAAAAGGGAGTATCCAATGA
- a CDS encoding Fur family transcriptional regulator, whose protein sequence is MMKGTAELLKEHQLKVTPQRLKIVKMLEEHGHINIEEMYREMLKEFPSVSLATIYKNINQMIESGLIQEVKLPQTKSVYELIKEPHLHMVCDRCHKVEDIVIGTEKIIEEAEKLSGYKIKESFITLRGICPACQKKVSEEA, encoded by the coding sequence ATGATGAAAGGAACAGCCGAACTGCTCAAAGAGCATCAGCTCAAAGTGACGCCGCAGCGTCTGAAAATTGTCAAGATGCTTGAAGAGCATGGTCATATCAATATCGAAGAGATGTACCGTGAAATGCTCAAAGAGTTTCCAAGCGTTTCTCTGGCCACGATTTACAAAAACATCAACCAGATGATCGAGAGCGGACTCATTCAGGAGGTGAAGCTTCCGCAAACGAAATCGGTCTACGAACTGATCAAAGAGCCGCATCTGCATATGGTTTGCGACAGATGCCACAAAGTGGAAGATATCGTCATCGGTACCGAGAAAATCATAGAAGAAGCGGAAAAACTGAGCGGCTACAAAATTAAAGAGAGCTTCATCACCCTGCGTGGCATCTGTCCCGCGTGCCAGAAGAAGGTGTCCGAAGAGGCATGA
- a CDS encoding GGDEF domain-containing protein, which translates to MNHAVISLKSLNIAIAALLLLFVAMTGYEEYRNIDNEFTTQLKRAVESKTFTLQEHFTNDFDRIHYVFNKTSDLDRKKLMEAKAYFDRIDKPIGPIKEALNRHVVFGTYEVFLIDRNRVIVNASFKPDIGLDFKKFDIAMKVFDIVESGEMPYHASHPYLHSITQEFVRYFLTLSTSKKFFVQISHSYFPIDSIKKEVETLKSRHRDLRSLDVILFSNGLIKTLNGKMADKRQFFERLAREKRSFINRFIQDIGGIDPKSVNEKSDVLTQLFNGRKLRYRIDDNRQEAVVYSVSENLFNEPLNKEYILLRSRLDLHPQFAHYHQRLLRLGFQIFAALSMVLIMLFLFRKFFSESLERISTAIVKEEDVDSRGFVIDELVQVAEALNGYRSRVARKHQELEALSFSDALTGAYNRRYFAKMLEQALYEFKRYKKRYALIVFDIDDFKTINDRYGHDTGDRVLQELTRIIEEDSRRTDRLFRIGGEEFAMLIQTDGVEGAVRFAEALCRKVAGRGFAEGLHITLSVRVTLFKEGDDAISVFKRADEYAYHSKRQGKNRITGDSTKEAGICGTKTAKCPPWREREALMPLRTPSSGTRDRCHAG; encoded by the coding sequence GTGAATCATGCGGTCATCTCTTTAAAGTCTCTGAATATCGCCATTGCAGCGCTTCTGCTTCTGTTTGTGGCGATGACCGGGTACGAAGAGTACCGGAACATCGACAACGAATTCACCACCCAACTGAAGCGGGCCGTCGAATCGAAAACCTTTACGCTGCAGGAGCACTTCACCAACGACTTCGACAGGATACACTACGTTTTCAACAAAACCTCCGATCTGGACCGAAAAAAGCTGATGGAGGCCAAAGCCTATTTCGACAGGATCGACAAACCGATCGGCCCGATAAAAGAGGCGTTGAACCGCCATGTCGTTTTCGGTACTTACGAGGTTTTTTTGATCGATCGCAACAGGGTCATCGTCAACGCCTCCTTCAAACCCGATATCGGGCTCGATTTCAAGAAGTTCGACATCGCGATGAAAGTGTTCGACATCGTCGAATCGGGCGAGATGCCCTATCACGCTTCCCACCCCTATCTCCATTCGATCACGCAGGAGTTTGTCAGGTATTTTCTGACACTTTCGACATCGAAAAAGTTTTTCGTGCAGATTTCGCACAGTTATTTCCCGATAGATAGCATAAAAAAGGAGGTCGAAACGCTCAAGTCGCGCCATCGGGATCTGAGATCGCTGGATGTGATCCTTTTCAGCAACGGGCTCATCAAGACACTCAATGGTAAAATGGCCGACAAACGACAATTTTTCGAACGCCTCGCCCGGGAGAAACGCTCGTTCATAAACCGTTTCATTCAGGATATCGGCGGTATCGACCCCAAAAGCGTGAATGAAAAAAGCGATGTGCTCACTCAACTCTTCAATGGCCGGAAACTGCGTTACAGAATCGACGATAATCGGCAGGAGGCCGTCGTCTACTCCGTGTCGGAGAATCTTTTCAACGAACCGTTGAACAAAGAGTATATCCTCCTGCGGAGCCGGTTGGACCTTCATCCACAGTTCGCCCACTACCACCAGAGACTTTTGCGTTTGGGATTCCAGATTTTCGCCGCTTTATCGATGGTCCTGATCATGCTCTTTCTGTTCAGAAAATTCTTCTCGGAGAGTCTCGAGCGTATTTCGACGGCCATTGTGAAAGAGGAAGATGTCGATTCGCGAGGCTTCGTGATCGACGAGCTCGTACAGGTGGCCGAGGCGCTGAACGGGTACCGCAGCAGAGTGGCACGGAAACATCAAGAGCTCGAAGCGCTCTCTTTCAGCGATGCCCTCACCGGTGCCTACAACCGCCGCTATTTCGCGAAGATGCTCGAGCAGGCGCTCTATGAGTTCAAGCGCTACAAAAAGCGTTATGCCCTGATCGTTTTCGATATCGACGATTTCAAGACGATAAACGACCGTTACGGTCATGACACGGGCGACAGAGTGCTGCAGGAGCTGACGCGAATCATTGAAGAGGATAGCCGGCGAACCGACAGACTCTTTCGCATAGGAGGTGAAGAGTTCGCGATGCTGATTCAGACCGACGGGGTCGAGGGAGCCGTCCGCTTTGCCGAAGCGCTGTGCAGGAAGGTGGCGGGACGTGGCTTCGCGGAAGGGCTGCATATCACCTTGAGCGTTAGGGTGACGCTCTTTAAAGAGGGGGACGACGCGATATCGGTATTCAAGCGGGCCGACGAATATGCCTACCACTCGAAGCGGCAGGGAAAAAACAGAATAACGGGAGACAGTACAAAAGAGGCGGGAATATGTGGGACGAAGACGGCGAAATGTCCGCCGTGGCGAGAGCGTGAGGCACTCATGCCTCTTCGGACACCTTCTTCTGGCACGCGGGACAGATGCCACGCAGGGTGA
- the groL gene encoding chaperonin GroEL (60 kDa chaperone family; promotes refolding of misfolded polypeptides especially under stressful conditions; forms two stacked rings of heptamers to form a barrel-shaped 14mer; ends can be capped by GroES; misfolded proteins enter the barrel where they are refolded when GroES binds), translating into MAAKEIHFSDSARNELFEGVKKLADAVKVTMGPRGRNVLIQKSFGAPSITKDGVSVAREIELKDTVENMGAQLVKEVASKTADEAGDGTTTATVLAYSIFKEGLRNITAGANPIEVKRGMDKAAEAIIEELKKIAKEVKDKKEIAQVASISANNDAKIGDLIAEAMDKVGKDGVITVEEAKGIVDELEVVEGMQFDRGYLSPYFITDTEKMEAVLENPYILLTDKKITNLKDILPVLEGIQQSGRPLLIVAEDVEGEALATLVVNKLRGILNIAAVKAPGFGDRRKAMLQDIAILTGGTVISEEVGRTLESATVADLGQAGRVVIDKDNTTIVDGKGDKAAVEARIKEIKIQIEGTTSDYDREKLQERLAKLSGGVAVIKVGAATETEMKEKKDRVDDALSATKAAVEEGIVIGGGAALIRAANKVDVKLEGDEAIGADIILRAIKAPLKQIAENAGFDAGVVANNVACAEDENVGFNAATGEYVDMLEAGIIDPVKVERVALQNATSVASLLLTTEATVSEVKEEKAPAAPMPDMGGMGGMGGMM; encoded by the coding sequence ATGGCAGCCAAAGAGATTCATTTTTCAGACAGTGCACGCAACGAACTTTTCGAAGGTGTGAAGAAACTGGCCGATGCGGTCAAAGTGACGATGGGGCCGCGTGGGCGTAACGTTCTCATCCAAAAGAGCTTCGGTGCGCCGAGCATCACCAAAGACGGCGTAAGCGTTGCCCGGGAGATCGAGCTCAAAGACACCGTCGAGAATATGGGTGCCCAACTGGTCAAAGAGGTCGCCAGCAAAACGGCGGACGAAGCGGGTGACGGTACCACGACGGCGACTGTTCTGGCCTACAGCATTTTCAAAGAGGGCCTTCGCAATATCACGGCCGGCGCCAACCCGATCGAAGTGAAGCGCGGCATGGACAAGGCAGCCGAGGCGATCATCGAAGAGCTCAAGAAAATCGCCAAAGAGGTCAAAGACAAAAAAGAGATCGCCCAGGTCGCGAGCATTTCTGCTAACAACGATGCCAAAATCGGTGATCTGATCGCCGAAGCGATGGACAAAGTCGGCAAAGACGGTGTCATCACAGTCGAAGAGGCCAAAGGTATCGTCGACGAACTCGAAGTGGTCGAAGGTATGCAGTTTGACCGCGGGTATCTGAGCCCCTACTTCATCACCGATACGGAAAAGATGGAAGCGGTGCTCGAGAATCCGTATATCCTTCTGACCGACAAAAAGATCACCAACCTCAAAGACATCCTGCCGGTGCTTGAAGGCATCCAGCAAAGCGGACGGCCGCTGCTCATTGTCGCGGAAGATGTGGAGGGCGAAGCGCTGGCGACACTCGTTGTCAACAAACTGCGTGGAATTCTCAACATCGCGGCGGTCAAAGCACCGGGATTCGGTGACCGACGCAAGGCGATGCTCCAGGATATCGCGATATTGACCGGCGGTACCGTCATCAGCGAAGAGGTGGGCCGAACGCTCGAGAGCGCGACGGTCGCCGATCTTGGTCAGGCGGGACGTGTCGTCATCGACAAGGACAATACGACGATCGTCGACGGAAAAGGCGACAAAGCGGCGGTTGAGGCGCGCATCAAGGAGATCAAGATCCAGATCGAAGGAACGACAAGCGACTATGATCGCGAAAAACTTCAGGAGCGTCTGGCGAAACTGAGCGGCGGTGTGGCTGTCATCAAAGTCGGTGCAGCGACCGAAACGGAGATGAAAGAGAAGAAAGACCGTGTGGACGATGCGCTTTCTGCGACCAAAGCGGCAGTGGAAGAGGGTATCGTCATCGGTGGTGGAGCAGCACTCATCCGTGCGGCGAACAAAGTCGATGTGAAACTCGAAGGTGACGAAGCGATCGGAGCGGATATCATTCTGCGCGCCATCAAGGCACCGCTGAAGCAGATCGCCGAAAATGCCGGATTCGATGCGGGTGTCGTAGCCAACAATGTTGCATGTGCCGAGGATGAAAATGTTGGCTTCAACGCAGCCACAGGCGAATATGTGGATATGCTCGAAGCGGGAATCATCGACCCGGTCAAAGTCGAGCGTGTCGCACTGCAAAATGCCACTTCCGTTGCAAGCCTGCTTCTTACGACCGAAGCGACTGTTAGCGAAGTCAAGGAAGAGAAGGCTCCGGCAGCACCTATGCCCGATATGGGCGGCATGGGCGGCATGGGCGGCATGATGTAA